From the Hordeum vulgare subsp. vulgare chromosome 1H, MorexV3_pseudomolecules_assembly, whole genome shotgun sequence genome, the window TCCAGGCTGCCTGTCTCCCCTTTTCAATTCTTGTGATCAGCCTTTATCCGTTTTTACTATCCATTTGTTCACATAATGTCATGAGATTTGTTTTGTATGGATTAAATACCTATGACCTGTTTCAGCTAGCATTGTGTTTTTACATTTTTCTTTTATGGTGATTAGTATCTGTCATCTGTTACAGTTGTGGTAGGAATTTGATACTGTAGTAGAGTTGTTCTGCACAATTTAGACGGCTCATAATCTTATTAATTATTTGTCTAGTAAAtggagttgttgtgcacagtttatGGCAGCTAAATGAGGCTCACATCTCACAGCAAGGTCAATTTTGTGGCTATTTTTAAAAGAAAATACATTTTCTTTATTAAATTTGACAAATACTATGCAGTTTGAATTATTTACAGGAATAATACACCATCGGCCGCGGTGTAGCCAACTAAGAACCTGTCGGCCGCGGCGTAGCCGACAGATGCATGCTCCTCTCGGCCGCCTCTGTACATCCCCGGTGCCGGAGCCAGCGGTCCCGCCTTTGCATCGATATCTCCCTCTCGGAGCCAGCGCGTCCGTTCGACGGTGCGCGGATCTTGTTTGGACCGATACTAACTCTCAGTTCGTGCATGCAGGGCGCCGAGGTGTGCAGCATCTGCTTCGACCAGGCTGTGCGCGATCGAGGTCCGGGAGTGCCGGCACCAGATGTGCGTGGCGTGCACGCTGTAGCTGTGCTGCCACGCCAAGCCCAATCCGGCCATGCAGAGCCAGCCGCTGCCCACCTGCCCCTTCTGCCGCGGCGGCATCTCCCGGCTAGCGGTGGCCACCAGGCCAAggccggcgacgacgatgacgaggaggaagagggagaagGCAGGCTGGAGTCTCCGCGGCACCGGAGGTCTCACCGGTCCGTGAAcctcggcagcagcagcagcagcctcaTGGGCAGCATCGCCTCGTCCATCGGCATCAAGGTTACCTTTCCGAAACGAAAATTCAGTCATCGTTGGTACCTTTCCGAATCAAGGTTCTTTAATTGATACAATCAAAACATACATGACTGGGTTAACCTCGTGCATCAAGTTTAGATAGCAATCAAAATTTACACACCATCTAACCATCCGAACATCTTTGAATCCAGATCATCGACGATCGTCGTATCGGCCGTGCAGATGCAGCAGCACGAGAAGGGCAGGGGCAGCAGTGACGGTGGCATATGGATGCAGCAGCAAGCTGCCGCCAATGATCGGTGGCGCGCAACACAGTGGCAGCACAAGAAGACGAGAAGACATCAACAGTTGTGGCGTGCAGAAGTAGCCATTATGGATGCAGCAGCAACCAGCCGGCGTGGAGGCGAGTCAAGGAGAgacgagcatgagaagctgagaGTGTCGTTGCACCTCGTTTGGCCTCCAAGACGCTCCGCCAGTGATGAGAACCAAGTACAAATCCGTCCATGTGGTCTCCCTCGACCTACGCCGTGGCCGAGAGGGCCATGCATCTGTCAGCTACGCCGCGGCCGATAGGTTCCAGTCGCGGCTACGCCATGGCTGATGGTGTATTATTCCTGTAAATAATTCAAACtgcatattatttgtcaaatttaatAAACAAAATGTATTATTTATTTTTTTAGCAATTTTGTGGGACATTCAGTCCATTTCAAATTGTATGCAATAACtagaagtttgtagtttcttaGTTTCCAGTTGAATTAGTTTTATGGTTTGGTGTTGTGCGCTGATTTTGTGTTTGGACCAGTGAATGGATTTGGTTATCACCCTTGCATGAACAATCAGTCAGCCATAATACTTTGTTGTCCTGATTCTCGATATCTGAGATAATTGTTTGCTAAAGAAACTATTTAAGACCATAAATCAAGTTTTGCAGAAGGTATGATCTGGCTGTGCATTACCACTTAATTTTTGCGATCTATTTATATCATGTATTCTGTAGCACTGCCAAGAATGATGATGTGATTTTAGTTGTCAGGTTG encodes:
- the LOC123440398 gene encoding uncharacterized protein LOC123440398 — its product is MHAPLGRLCTSPVPEPAGAEVCSICFDQAVRDRGPGVPAPDVRGVHAVAVLPRQAQSGHAEPAAAHLPLLPRRHLPASGGHQAKAGDDDDEEEEGEGRLESPRHRRSHRSVNLGSSSSSLMGSIASSIGIKIIDDRRIGRADAAAREGQGQQ